A genomic segment from Malus domestica chromosome 05, GDT2T_hap1 encodes:
- the LOC114825224 gene encoding serine carboxypeptidase-like 19 isoform X2, protein MALISDRIYESTTRNCSGEYVDVDPNNQLCLNSLQAFQECTGRLDSEHILAPFCPKANDYNEFTVLEMNWNWKAGISLPVEDTLKDFPSSLQLCREDRIRYAVLWANDINVRKAFNIREIHNLPFK, encoded by the exons ATGGCGCTTATATCAGATAGAATATACGAG TCAACTACAAGGAATTGCAGTGGCGAATACGTAGATGTAGATCCAAACAATCAACTATGCCTCAACAGTCTTCAAGCTTTCCAGGAG TGCACTGGAAGACTTGATTCCGAACACATATTGGCACCTTTCTGCCCCAAGGCAAACGACTATAACGAATTTACAGTGTTAGAAATGAACTGGAATTGGAAGGCGGGTATCTCACTCCCTGTTGAGGATACTTTGAAAGATTTCCCCTCTTCTCTGCAGTTGTGTcgg GAAGATAGGATCCGCTACGCTGTTCTTTGGGCGAATGATATAAACGTCCGTAAAGCTTTCAACATTCGAGAG ATACACAATTTACCATTCAAATAA
- the LOC114825224 gene encoding serine carboxypeptidase-like 8 isoform X1, whose amino-acid sequence MALISDRIYESTTRNCSGEYVDVDPNNQLCLNSLQAFQECTGRLDSEHILAPFCPKANDYNEFTVLEMNWNWKAGISLPVEDTLKDFPSSLQLCREDRIRYAVLWANDINVRKAFNIREGTKGEWAKCNKTTPYTFDVPSSFEYH is encoded by the exons ATGGCGCTTATATCAGATAGAATATACGAG TCAACTACAAGGAATTGCAGTGGCGAATACGTAGATGTAGATCCAAACAATCAACTATGCCTCAACAGTCTTCAAGCTTTCCAGGAG TGCACTGGAAGACTTGATTCCGAACACATATTGGCACCTTTCTGCCCCAAGGCAAACGACTATAACGAATTTACAGTGTTAGAAATGAACTGGAATTGGAAGGCGGGTATCTCACTCCCTGTTGAGGATACTTTGAAAGATTTCCCCTCTTCTCTGCAGTTGTGTcgg GAAGATAGGATCCGCTACGCTGTTCTTTGGGCGAATGATATAAACGTCCGTAAAGCTTTCAACATTCGAGAG GGAACAAAAGGTGAATGGGCTAAATGCAATAAAACCACACCTTATACGTTTGATGTCCCAAGTAGTTTTGAATATCATTGA
- the LOC114825224 gene encoding serine carboxypeptidase-like 6 isoform X3 → MALISDRIYESTTRNCSGEYVDVDPNNQLCLNSLQAFQECTGRLDSEHILAPFCPKANDYNEFTVLEMNWNWKAGISLPVEDTLKDFPSSLQLCRMCCRKIGSATLFFGRMI, encoded by the exons ATGGCGCTTATATCAGATAGAATATACGAG TCAACTACAAGGAATTGCAGTGGCGAATACGTAGATGTAGATCCAAACAATCAACTATGCCTCAACAGTCTTCAAGCTTTCCAGGAG TGCACTGGAAGACTTGATTCCGAACACATATTGGCACCTTTCTGCCCCAAGGCAAACGACTATAACGAATTTACAGTGTTAGAAATGAACTGGAATTGGAAGGCGGGTATCTCACTCCCTGTTGAGGATACTTTGAAAGATTTCCCCTCTTCTCTGCAGTTGTGTcgg ATGTGTTGCAGGAAGATAGGATCCGCTACGCTGTTCTTTGGGCGAATGATATAA
- the LOC139196133 gene encoding uncharacterized protein, protein MRSVEDCAGRVGHGGGGVSGYTASQVPHVPRSFSINPSSSSNDEDVRELFRTSTSNRNNSVEKYNKNKSASNSDMHRRPIAQPIVRQPNNTMNGMGVRSYSVGLTMGRIDEETACSFREDEVNVKTDLYPRRRSYAVEKNCWACINCEVLSS, encoded by the coding sequence ATGAGAAGTGTGGAGGATTGTGCGGGCAGGGTGGgtcatggtggtggtggtgtgagCGGTTACACTGCCTCACAAGTTCCGCACGTTCCCAGAAGCTTCAGTATCAATCCTTCGAGTTCTAGCAATGATGAGGACGTGAGGGAGCTTTTTAGAACATCGACGTCAAATAGGAATAACAGTGTAGAGAAATATAATAAGAACAAGTCAGCAAGTAATTCAGATATGCATAGAAGACCAATCGCTCAACCAATTGTTAGACAACCCAATAACACTATGAATGGAATGGGAGTGCGGAGTTACAGTGTTGGGTTGACGATGGGAAGGATTGATGAGGAGACCGCTTGTTCTTTTCGGGAAGATGAAGTGAATGTGAAGACTGATTTGTATCCAAGAAGGAGAAGTTATGCAGTCGAGAAGAACTGTTGGGCTTGCATAAATTGTGAAGTATTAAGTTCTTGA